A part of Aquaspirillum sp. LM1 genomic DNA contains:
- the aroK gene encoding shikimate kinase AroK — protein sequence MIHVAGNIFLVGLMGAGKTTVGRTLARETGKTFYDSDHEIEARAGVRVATIFEIEGEPAFRERERKTIAELALRQNIVLATGGGAVTHPDTRQVLAAHGTVIYLRASIDDLLLRTQNDKSRPLLQTANPRAKLESLFAQRDPLYREVADIIIDTSRQNVHLLVSRLLSKLASPAGGSSPPCPALPHDNA from the coding sequence ATGATACATGTTGCTGGCAATATTTTTCTGGTCGGGCTGATGGGGGCGGGTAAAACCACCGTCGGGCGCACACTGGCGCGCGAAACCGGCAAAACCTTCTACGACTCCGACCACGAAATCGAAGCGCGCGCGGGCGTGCGCGTGGCGACGATTTTTGAAATTGAAGGCGAACCGGCGTTTCGCGAACGCGAGCGCAAGACCATCGCCGAGCTGGCGCTGCGCCAGAATATCGTGCTGGCCACCGGCGGCGGTGCCGTCACCCATCCGGATACCCGTCAGGTGCTGGCGGCCCACGGCACGGTGATTTATCTGCGCGCCTCGATCGACGACCTGCTGCTGCGCACGCAAAACGACAAAAGCCGACCGTTGCTGCAAACCGCCAACCCGCGCGCCAAGCTGGAAAGCCTGTTTGCCCAGCGCGACCCGCTCTACCGCGAAGTGGCCGACATCATCATCGACACCTCGCGCCAGAATGTCCACCTGCTGGTCAGCCGCCTGCTGAGCAAGCTGGCCAGCCCGGCGGGTGGTTCCTCCCCTCCCTGCCCGGCGCTTCCGCATGATAACGCTTGA
- a CDS encoding penicillin-binding protein 1A — protein sequence MLTRVLLGVVALCLALAVVAVGLLGFAVAVTYPKLPDLAVLTDYRPKIPLRIYTADGVQIGEFGEERRSFTKIQEVPQLMKQAIMAAEDERFYQHGGIDYMGVLRAATGNLISGQTKSGASTITMQVAKNFFLSSERTLTRKFNEALLSFKIEHNLSKDQILELYFNQIYLGQRAYGFAAAGQIYYGKPLKALSTAQMAMLAGLPKAPSSYNPVVNPERARLRQLYVLRRMRELNFISAEQYEAAKNEPASVSRQAEDFSVPAQYVAEMVRQTMFERYKEAAYTDGFRVVTTLDSQHQKWAFDALRVGLSEYDARHGYRAPESYIDLKTLPSGERDEALDEALAAIRDSGKLQPGVVLEAGPSQVVVYLRGGQQVVIKGSGLNFARRALSAKLTPAQQIRPGAVVRVQRNDKDEWEISQMPQVEGAFVSVDPHNGAIKSLVGGFDFNRNHFNRVTMAWRQPGSSFKPFIYSAGLERGFTPSSMINDAPLVIDPQSIGGQRWEPKNYDGKFGGMMTMRQALTRSKNLVSIRILMAIGTDYAQEYIGRFGFGAKQHPAYLTMALGAGVVTPLQMAEGYAVFANGGYRVRSYIIDRIEDNQGRVLARTTPSEVGKNAEQTIDPRNAFIMTSMMKDVVRYGTATRAMTLGRMDLAGKTGTTNDSRDAWFSGFNAHLVGIAWVGFDNNRSLGGGETGGGAALPIWIHYMTQALKGVPEVEAPVPAGVVERAGAGARGGPEYFYEEFQNTNPELGLNNRSSDPQAGDEAAPAPDGKPADKPAAPGTPPRSNAARDAVERVKEQLF from the coding sequence ATGCTGACTCGCGTCCTGCTTGGCGTGGTTGCCCTGTGTCTGGCTCTGGCGGTGGTTGCCGTCGGTTTGCTGGGCTTTGCGGTGGCTGTGACCTACCCGAAACTGCCTGACCTGGCGGTGCTAACCGATTACCGTCCGAAAATCCCCCTGCGCATCTACACCGCCGATGGCGTGCAGATTGGCGAGTTTGGCGAAGAGCGTCGTTCGTTCACCAAAATCCAGGAAGTGCCACAGCTGATGAAGCAGGCGATCATGGCCGCCGAAGACGAGCGCTTTTACCAGCATGGCGGTATCGACTACATGGGCGTGCTGCGCGCCGCCACTGGCAACCTGATTTCCGGACAAACCAAATCCGGTGCATCGACCATTACCATGCAGGTGGCCAAGAACTTCTTCCTGTCGTCGGAACGCACGCTGACGCGCAAATTCAACGAGGCGCTGCTGTCGTTCAAGATTGAGCACAATCTGAGCAAGGACCAGATTCTCGAGCTGTATTTCAACCAGATCTATCTGGGCCAGCGTGCCTATGGTTTTGCCGCTGCCGGGCAGATTTACTACGGCAAGCCGCTCAAGGCGCTTAGCACCGCGCAGATGGCCATGCTGGCCGGGCTGCCCAAGGCACCGTCTTCGTATAACCCGGTGGTCAATCCCGAACGCGCCCGTCTGCGCCAGCTGTATGTGTTGCGCCGGATGCGCGAGCTGAACTTCATCAGCGCCGAACAATACGAAGCGGCCAAGAACGAGCCCGCCAGCGTGTCGCGCCAGGCCGAGGATTTCAGCGTGCCGGCGCAGTACGTGGCGGAAATGGTGCGCCAGACCATGTTCGAGCGTTACAAGGAAGCGGCGTACACCGACGGTTTCCGTGTGGTCACCACGCTGGACAGCCAGCACCAGAAATGGGCGTTTGACGCTCTGCGCGTCGGCCTGAGCGAATACGACGCCCGCCATGGCTATCGGGCACCCGAGTCGTATATCGACCTGAAAACCCTGCCCAGCGGCGAACGGGATGAAGCGCTGGATGAAGCGCTGGCGGCCATTCGCGACAGCGGCAAGCTGCAGCCCGGCGTGGTGCTGGAAGCCGGGCCCAGCCAGGTGGTGGTGTATCTGCGCGGTGGTCAGCAGGTTGTCATCAAGGGCAGCGGGCTGAATTTTGCCCGACGCGCCTTGTCGGCCAAGCTGACCCCGGCGCAGCAGATTCGCCCTGGCGCGGTGGTGCGGGTGCAGCGCAACGACAAGGACGAGTGGGAAATCAGCCAGATGCCGCAGGTGGAAGGCGCGTTTGTGTCGGTCGATCCGCACAATGGCGCGATCAAATCGCTGGTGGGCGGTTTTGACTTCAACCGCAACCACTTTAACCGGGTGACCATGGCCTGGCGTCAGCCGGGTTCCAGCTTCAAGCCGTTTATCTATTCGGCGGGCCTGGAGCGTGGCTTTACCCCGTCGTCGATGATCAACGATGCGCCGCTGGTGATCGACCCGCAGTCGATTGGTGGCCAGCGCTGGGAGCCGAAAAACTACGATGGCAAGTTTGGCGGGATGATGACCATGCGTCAGGCGCTGACCCGGTCGAAAAACCTGGTGTCCATCCGTATCCTGATGGCCATCGGCACTGACTACGCCCAGGAATATATTGGCCGCTTTGGTTTTGGTGCCAAGCAGCATCCGGCCTACCTGACCATGGCGCTGGGCGCGGGGGTGGTGACGCCGCTGCAAATGGCGGAAGGCTACGCGGTATTTGCCAATGGCGGCTACCGGGTGCGCTCCTACATCATCGACCGGATTGAAGACAATCAGGGTCGGGTGCTGGCGCGAACCACGCCATCGGAAGTGGGCAAGAATGCCGAGCAAACCATCGACCCGCGCAACGCTTTCATCATGACCAGCATGATGAAGGACGTGGTGCGCTACGGCACCGCCACCCGGGCGATGACGCTGGGGCGCATGGATCTGGCCGGCAAAACCGGCACCACCAATGATTCCCGCGATGCCTGGTTTTCCGGGTTCAATGCCCATCTGGTGGGCATTGCCTGGGTGGGCTTTGACAATAACCGTAGCCTGGGCGGCGGCGAAACCGGTGGCGGCGCGGCCTTGCCGATCTGGATCCACTATATGACCCAGGCGCTCAAGGGCGTGCCAGAGGTGGAGGCACCGGTGCCTGCCGGGGTGGTGGAACGTGCTGGCGCTGGTGCCAGGGGTGGGCCAGAGTATTTTTACGAGGAGTTCCAGAACACCAATCCGGAGCTGGGCCTGAACAACCGCAGCAGCGACCCGCAAGCTGGCGATGAGGCTGCCCCAGCGCCGGATGGCAAGCCGGCGGACAAACCGGCTGCGCCCGGCACGCCGCCGCGCAGCAATGCTGCCCGCGATGCGGTTGAACGGGTGAAGGAACAGTTGTTCTGA